The following proteins are co-located in the Streptomyces kaniharaensis genome:
- a CDS encoding HEAT repeat domain-containing protein has translation MNFFFRRQQPLSQTFPGVDVLEGVRLAVAEARSRDGDAFEELIAALLEVGSAGDLEDSFEALRVLAGRPALLLRLDAFIRRESAYSTRPAPSLAEADPVALVLAASHADGRIRERALQRMLNQPRPELMPFVVLRTSDWVRQVRAPACAALAVLLHDNPMLATSATVRTALLINRRRRGAFAHGQLLVPLLAGSGTALSGRLLTAPEPAVRRFVLDTTAHRLGIRALAALAESDPDRQVRARAAEAAARQAVWTDQVELLRRLARSRHAEVRITALTGLMRTGSPQNVVPYLDDPSALVRALAREAARRTGIDPLAHYRAAIQTTEPQIGAVGGLAETGSRADGPLLTALLDNPAPQVRVHALRALRSLDVVPVPRVTALLRDGSSAVVKEAAATLAPSATQLPADLLWDMLTDPQRPAVRRAGYRLLSRHDRLTALRAALVVSGDTHPRLAVQGKNDATTQIRNLAPHPWRTRPVPSLDASPAQAADLLALAEQRRTELTEDVVRLLRDALRPGPGNW, from the coding sequence GTGAACTTCTTCTTCCGTCGCCAGCAGCCGCTCTCGCAGACTTTCCCGGGCGTGGATGTCTTGGAGGGTGTCCGGCTGGCGGTTGCCGAGGCGCGGTCTCGGGACGGGGATGCGTTCGAGGAGTTGATCGCCGCGCTGCTGGAGGTCGGCTCGGCCGGGGATCTTGAAGACTCGTTCGAGGCGCTGCGTGTGCTGGCGGGACGTCCGGCGCTGCTGCTGCGCCTGGACGCCTTCATACGACGGGAGTCGGCGTACTCGACGCGCCCCGCCCCATCACTCGCCGAGGCCGACCCGGTCGCCCTCGTCCTGGCGGCCTCGCACGCCGATGGCCGCATCCGTGAGCGCGCGCTGCAGCGGATGCTGAACCAGCCGCGTCCCGAGCTGATGCCGTTTGTCGTCTTGCGGACCAGCGACTGGGTCCGTCAGGTACGGGCGCCCGCGTGCGCGGCTCTGGCCGTGCTGCTCCACGACAACCCCATGCTGGCCACCTCGGCGACCGTGCGCACGGCCCTGCTGATCAACCGGCGCCGGCGCGGCGCCTTCGCCCACGGTCAACTGCTCGTGCCGCTGCTGGCCGGGTCGGGCACGGCCCTGTCCGGAAGGCTTCTCACGGCGCCCGAGCCGGCGGTACGGCGCTTCGTCCTCGACACCACCGCGCACCGCCTTGGGATTCGCGCCCTCGCCGCCCTCGCCGAGAGCGACCCCGACCGGCAGGTCAGAGCCCGGGCCGCCGAGGCCGCCGCCCGGCAGGCGGTGTGGACCGACCAGGTCGAGCTGCTGCGCCGCCTGGCCCGCAGCCGCCACGCCGAGGTGCGGATCACCGCCCTCACGGGGCTGATGCGCACCGGCTCCCCACAGAACGTGGTGCCGTACCTCGACGACCCGTCCGCACTGGTCCGGGCCCTCGCGCGAGAGGCGGCACGCCGCACCGGCATCGATCCGCTGGCGCACTACCGCGCGGCCATCCAGACCACCGAGCCGCAGATCGGGGCAGTTGGAGGGCTCGCCGAGACCGGCAGCCGGGCCGACGGCCCGCTGCTCACCGCCCTGCTGGACAACCCGGCTCCTCAGGTCCGCGTCCACGCGCTGCGGGCCCTGCGGAGCCTCGACGTGGTGCCCGTGCCCCGGGTCACGGCGCTGCTGCGGGACGGCTCCTCCGCGGTGGTCAAGGAGGCCGCCGCCACGCTCGCCCCCAGTGCCACCCAACTGCCTGCCGACCTGCTGTGGGACATGCTCACCGACCCGCAGCGGCCGGCCGTCCGACGGGCCGGCTACCGGTTGTTGAGCCGGCACGACCGTCTCACGGCGCTCCGCGCCGCCCTCGTCGTGAGTGGCGACACCCACCCGCGACTCGCTGTCCAGGGCAAGAACGACGCCACCACCCAGATCCGCAACCTGGCCCCGCACCCCTGGCGCACCCGCCCGGTCCCGTCCCTCGACGCCAGCCCCGCACAGGCCGCCGATCTGCTCGCCCTGGCGGAGCAGCGGCGTACCGAGCTCACCGAGGACGTGGTCCGACTGCTGCGTGACGCGCTTCGTCCGGGGCCCGGCAACTGGTAG
- a CDS encoding YcxB family protein: MEQGRMELAYTPTGEDFREAFAAQARHTTVGRAARVVWWVPAAVSLLGGALKLADGEVGASDVVMAVALVALAVYAPRLQAASAHRRVTRRGGPRTVVVDGAGVTVTDRCGTQTRAWATLSGFVETEHLFVVLNRSGSCLLILAKRGTADPDALRALLARHAAPVDRPAPAGPAPEVRA, translated from the coding sequence GTGGAGCAGGGGCGGATGGAACTGGCGTACACGCCGACGGGCGAGGACTTCCGCGAGGCCTTCGCAGCCCAGGCCCGGCACACCACGGTGGGCCGGGCGGCACGGGTGGTCTGGTGGGTCCCGGCGGCGGTCTCGCTGCTGGGCGGCGCGCTGAAGCTGGCGGACGGCGAGGTGGGGGCCTCGGACGTGGTGATGGCGGTCGCCCTGGTGGCGCTGGCGGTGTACGCCCCGCGGCTGCAAGCGGCCTCGGCGCACCGCCGGGTGACCCGGCGCGGCGGGCCCCGCACCGTGGTGGTGGACGGCGCCGGGGTGACCGTCACCGACCGGTGCGGCACCCAGACCCGGGCGTGGGCGACGCTGTCGGGCTTCGTGGAGACGGAGCACCTGTTCGTGGTGCTCAACCGCAGCGGCTCCTGCCTGCTCATCCTGGCCAAGCGCGGGACGGCGGACCCCGACGCGCTGCGCGCCCTGCTCGCCCGGCACGCGGCCCCGGTCGACCGTCCGGCGCCTGCAGGCCCGGCCCCGGAGGTCCGGGCCTGA
- a CDS encoding alpha/beta hydrolase family protein, translating into MTPVPRGGYERHRNVCLCGLIRYGAVEPSVDPMKRNRRISAVAVLALAALVTGTGAGFAATTTPSVTPVATHAFDTAPAKAAAPTRSFQGTLPAPTGPYAAGEDVIHLTDASRLDPWVPSSGPRQLAVTMVYPAVPGTGTPAPYMTLAEAAGIVQRQKLPTSSGVTPQTLSSVTTHAFDGARPQRGKYPLVVLSPAHEDPRITLTSLATDLASHGYVVALVGDTYEDSGETLANGQTPPCAICGDPARIDSIPASRARDVSFLIDQLTHGNTGWRLAHLIDKHEIGMAGHSIGGAAASATMIADPRVRAGVNMDGAFKPAPMPGQINRPFLMLGTADNHPVGGDDTTWGQVWAALGGYKKWLTVAGADHFSFSDLDLLHEQAGFPTPPLSPERGVEITREYVTAFFDQTLKRIHRPLLDGPSPNNPEVLFQP; encoded by the coding sequence ATGACTCCGGTACCTCGTGGGGGCTACGAACGGCACCGGAATGTTTGCCTCTGTGGGTTGATTCGATACGGAGCTGTGGAACCTAGCGTCGATCCCATGAAACGCAATCGCCGTATCAGCGCTGTCGCGGTGCTGGCGCTCGCCGCCCTCGTCACCGGAACCGGCGCCGGGTTCGCCGCCACGACCACACCGTCGGTCACACCGGTGGCCACGCACGCGTTCGACACCGCACCAGCCAAGGCCGCCGCGCCCACGCGGTCCTTCCAAGGCACGCTCCCCGCGCCGACCGGCCCCTACGCCGCCGGCGAGGACGTCATCCACCTCACCGACGCGAGCCGTCTTGACCCGTGGGTGCCGTCATCCGGCCCCCGCCAACTGGCCGTCACGATGGTCTACCCGGCCGTCCCCGGAACCGGGACCCCGGCCCCCTACATGACCCTCGCCGAGGCAGCCGGAATCGTCCAGCGGCAGAAGCTGCCGACGAGCTCCGGCGTCACCCCACAGACCCTTTCCAGCGTCACCACTCACGCCTTCGACGGCGCGCGGCCGCAGCGCGGCAAGTATCCGCTGGTGGTCCTCTCACCCGCGCACGAGGACCCGCGCATCACGCTCACCTCGCTCGCGACCGACCTGGCCAGTCACGGCTACGTCGTCGCGCTCGTCGGCGACACCTACGAGGACAGCGGCGAGACGCTGGCGAACGGCCAGACGCCGCCGTGCGCGATCTGCGGTGACCCGGCGCGGATCGACTCCATCCCCGCCAGCCGCGCGCGGGACGTGTCCTTCTTGATCGACCAGTTGACGCATGGCAATACCGGGTGGCGCCTGGCACACCTCATCGACAAGCACGAGATCGGCATGGCCGGACACTCCATCGGCGGAGCGGCGGCCTCCGCCACGATGATCGCCGACCCGCGAGTACGGGCCGGCGTGAACATGGACGGCGCCTTCAAGCCGGCCCCGATGCCCGGCCAGATCAACCGGCCGTTCCTCATGCTGGGTACGGCCGACAACCACCCGGTCGGTGGCGACGACACCACGTGGGGGCAGGTCTGGGCCGCCCTCGGCGGCTACAAGAAGTGGCTGACGGTCGCCGGCGCCGACCACTTCAGCTTCAGCGACCTGGACCTGCTTCACGAGCAGGCCGGGTTCCCGACGCCGCCCCTCTCCCCGGAACGCGGGGTGGAGATCACCCGCGAGTACGTGACAGCGTTCTTCGACCAGACCCTGAAGAGGATCCACCGTCCGCTGCTGGACGGCCCCTCGCCGAACAATCCGGAAGTACTCTTCCAGCCCTAG
- a CDS encoding sensor histidine kinase, which yields MNTPTATDARSYAARQLRALYRNLTTPNGEPTPLFGSSRRRWIRRFPYAVAMILQIPLISAGIACLRGFYDVPLPVAAALTLAQTTPLLLATTRPLAAWWISAATLVTTATVTARHPHLMGSWPWTAPMVIAYTFVLLALGLRERRPTVIAVWVTTVLLTALTVLLGQPRAADGTAVLLIALSGAALLLGWAVRDRAEARRLLSEQEHISEVERERRTLLEERARIARELHDVVAHHMSVIAVQAVSAPYRIEGVPAAAAEEFTAIADGARQSLSEMRRLLGVLRSEESATERAPQPGLPQLAQLVEAVTRAGVPAELAVEDGLDARMPPAAALSAYRIVQEALANVVRHAPGARAWVSLASDGPQLRVTVVNAPPAERTESLEAAAEGTGHGLVGMRERVRLAGGSLDTGPLPDGGFKVAAVLLIEPPRETAA from the coding sequence ATGAACACGCCCACCGCCACCGACGCCCGCAGCTACGCCGCCCGGCAACTGCGCGCCCTGTACCGCAACCTCACCACCCCGAACGGCGAGCCCACCCCGCTGTTCGGCAGCTCCCGCCGCCGCTGGATCCGCCGCTTCCCGTACGCCGTCGCGATGATCCTCCAGATCCCGCTGATCTCCGCCGGAATCGCCTGCCTGCGCGGCTTCTACGACGTGCCCCTCCCCGTCGCCGCCGCCCTGACCCTCGCCCAGACCACGCCGCTGCTGCTCGCCACCACCCGGCCCCTGGCCGCCTGGTGGATCAGCGCGGCCACCCTGGTCACCACCGCCACCGTCACCGCCAGGCACCCCCACCTGATGGGCAGCTGGCCGTGGACGGCGCCGATGGTCATCGCGTACACCTTCGTGCTGCTCGCCCTCGGGCTGCGCGAGCGCCGACCCACCGTGATCGCGGTCTGGGTCACCACCGTGCTGCTCACCGCCCTCACCGTCCTGCTCGGCCAGCCCCGGGCCGCGGACGGCACCGCCGTGCTGCTGATCGCCCTCAGCGGCGCCGCGCTGCTGCTCGGCTGGGCCGTGCGCGACCGCGCCGAGGCCCGGCGGCTGCTCAGCGAGCAGGAGCACATCAGCGAGGTCGAGCGCGAACGGCGCACCCTGCTGGAGGAACGCGCCCGCATCGCCCGGGAGTTGCACGACGTCGTCGCCCACCACATGTCGGTCATCGCGGTGCAGGCCGTCAGCGCGCCGTACCGGATCGAGGGCGTCCCGGCCGCCGCCGCCGAGGAGTTCACCGCCATCGCGGACGGCGCCCGCCAGTCCCTGTCCGAGATGCGCCGGCTGCTCGGCGTGCTGCGCAGCGAGGAGTCCGCCACCGAGAGGGCCCCGCAGCCCGGGCTGCCCCAACTCGCCCAGCTGGTCGAGGCGGTGACCCGGGCCGGGGTGCCCGCCGAACTCGCCGTCGAGGACGGGCTCGACGCCCGGATGCCGCCCGCCGCCGCCCTGTCCGCGTACCGGATCGTGCAGGAGGCGCTGGCCAACGTCGTCCGGCACGCGCCCGGGGCCCGCGCCTGGGTGTCGCTGGCCTCGGACGGCCCGCAGCTGCGGGTGACGGTCGTCAACGCGCCCCCCGCGGAGCGCACCGAGTCCCTGGAGGCCGCCGCCGAGGGTACCGGGCACGGACTGGTCGGAATGCGCGAACGCGTCCGGCTGGCGGGTGGCAGTCTGGACACCGGCCCGCTGCCGGACGGCGGCTTCAAGGTGGCCGCCGTCCTGCTAATCGAACCGCCCCGGGAGACAGCCGCATGA
- a CDS encoding response regulator: MTIRVIIVDDQAMVRAGFAALLNAQSDIDVVGDAADGVEALEVSGRTHPDVVLMDVRMPVMDGLEAARRLLDPSVPGAHRPKVLMLTTFDVDDYVYEALRAGASGFLLKDAPPADLITAVRVVAGGEALLAPSVTRRLIEDFARARPARRRDPKLRLNGLTPRETEVLELIARGLSNQEIAAQLVLAEQTVKTHIGRILAKLDLRDRTQAVVLAYESGLVTPGQ, from the coding sequence ATGACCATCCGCGTGATCATCGTCGACGACCAGGCCATGGTGCGGGCCGGCTTCGCCGCCCTGCTGAACGCCCAGAGCGACATCGACGTGGTGGGGGACGCGGCGGACGGCGTCGAGGCCCTGGAGGTCAGCGGCCGCACCCACCCGGACGTGGTGCTGATGGACGTCCGCATGCCCGTCATGGACGGCCTGGAGGCCGCCCGCCGGCTGCTTGACCCCTCCGTCCCGGGAGCGCACCGGCCCAAGGTGCTGATGCTGACCACCTTCGACGTGGACGACTACGTGTACGAGGCGCTGCGCGCCGGGGCGAGCGGCTTCCTACTCAAGGACGCCCCGCCCGCCGACCTGATCACCGCCGTCCGGGTCGTGGCGGGCGGCGAGGCGCTGCTCGCGCCGAGCGTCACCCGCCGCCTGATCGAGGACTTCGCCCGCGCCCGGCCCGCCCGGCGCCGCGACCCCAAGCTGCGGCTCAACGGCCTGACCCCGCGCGAGACGGAGGTGCTGGAGCTGATCGCCCGGGGCCTGTCCAACCAGGAGATCGCCGCGCAGCTGGTGCTCGCCGAACAGACCGTCAAGACCCACATCGGGCGCATCCTCGCTAAGCTCGACCTGCGCGACCGGACCCAGGCCGTCGTGCTCGCCTACGAGTCCGGGCTCGTGACGCCTGGCCAGTAG
- a CDS encoding class I SAM-dependent methyltransferase gives MRHSRALISAGAAAAVATWWFTDSAPYPYSQRWLLDLPLPFLTLKRLDHVLQAREGERILEIGPGTGLQSLHVAPQLGPNGQLDIVDIQQKMLDHVGRRAKEQGIDNIVPNCADAHELPFADDSFDAAYLVTALGEIPDPARTLAELRRALKPFGRLVVGEFFDRHQIRPSSLISLAEGAGMRVARLFGPPFAYYAVLRPIDA, from the coding sequence ATGAGGCATTCGCGGGCATTGATCAGCGCGGGCGCTGCCGCCGCCGTCGCCACCTGGTGGTTCACCGACTCCGCGCCGTACCCGTACTCTCAGCGCTGGCTGCTCGACCTGCCGCTGCCGTTCCTGACTCTGAAGCGCCTGGACCACGTGCTGCAGGCCCGGGAGGGCGAGAGGATCCTGGAGATAGGCCCCGGAACCGGCCTGCAGTCGCTGCACGTCGCACCGCAGCTGGGCCCGAACGGCCAGCTGGACATCGTGGACATCCAGCAGAAGATGCTCGACCACGTGGGCCGCCGGGCCAAGGAGCAGGGCATCGACAACATCGTGCCGAACTGCGCCGACGCACATGAACTTCCTTTTGCGGATGACTCGTTCGATGCGGCTTACCTGGTGACGGCGCTGGGCGAGATCCCGGATCCGGCGCGTACGCTGGCCGAGCTGCGCCGGGCGCTGAAGCCGTTCGGGCGGCTGGTGGTCGGCGAGTTCTTCGACCGGCATCAGATCCGGCCGTCCTCGCTGATCAGCCTGGCGGAGGGAGCCGGGATGCGGGTCGCCCGGCTTTTCGGTCCGCCGTTCGCGTACTACGCGGTGCTGCGTCCGATCGACGCCTGA
- a CDS encoding DUF2637 domain-containing protein has product MAEDRLTQRTVTVVMAVIALLAFVFSFGNVWALALRLGVPHPIAPLIAPMVDLSVIGLLVGLRLLSLRGVPQQELTAATRLMHLCGLLTLALNVAEPLVAGHYGRAAVDAVAPLLLLGWGQVGPQFLRHFHTLSGPKTAEVPAPVPAVEHLPDPLAALDPVPEPALAPASEPAPAPAAILTDEPAPVPAKTIVSASLPAVPEALLIAARRVAETHQAEQGAHITPGQLKARLGVTLPLATAAHAQLSA; this is encoded by the coding sequence ATGGCCGAGGATCGCCTCACACAGCGCACCGTGACCGTGGTCATGGCGGTCATCGCCCTGCTGGCGTTCGTGTTCTCCTTCGGCAACGTCTGGGCACTGGCCCTGCGCCTGGGGGTGCCCCACCCGATCGCGCCGCTGATCGCCCCCATGGTTGACCTGTCCGTGATCGGGCTCCTCGTCGGTCTGCGCTTGCTGTCCCTGCGCGGTGTTCCACAACAGGAGCTGACGGCCGCAACCCGCCTGATGCACCTGTGCGGCCTGCTGACCCTGGCTCTGAACGTCGCCGAACCCCTGGTAGCCGGACACTACGGCCGTGCCGCCGTCGATGCGGTCGCCCCGCTGCTGCTGCTCGGCTGGGGCCAGGTCGGCCCCCAGTTCCTCCGCCACTTCCACACCCTGAGCGGCCCGAAGACGGCGGAGGTCCCCGCCCCGGTTCCGGCCGTGGAACACCTGCCCGACCCGCTCGCAGCGCTCGACCCCGTACCAGAACCCGCCCTCGCACCGGCCTCCGAGCCGGCGCCTGCCCCGGCTGCGATCCTCACTGATGAGCCCGCTCCCGTGCCGGCCAAGACGATCGTCTCCGCCTCGCTCCCGGCCGTCCCTGAGGCCCTGCTGATCGCTGCCCGGCGCGTCGCCGAGACGCATCAGGCCGAACAGGGCGCGCACATTACGCCCGGTCAGCTCAAGGCCCGCCTGGGCGTCACGCTGCCGCTGGCCACCGCCGCACATGCTCAGCTCTCCGCCTGA
- a CDS encoding helix-turn-helix domain-containing protein — translation MTALLPGPGMSKDLLTVPQVMARLQLGRSAVYDLLRTRQHASITLGRARRIPTHALTDFIRTRLEQDAA, via the coding sequence ATGACCGCTCTGCTCCCCGGACCGGGCATGAGCAAAGACCTGCTGACGGTCCCCCAGGTCATGGCCCGCCTCCAACTCGGCCGCTCCGCCGTCTACGACCTGCTCCGCACCCGGCAACACGCCTCAATCACCCTCGGCCGCGCCCGCCGCATACCCACCCACGCACTCACCGACTTCATCCGCACCCGACTCGAACAGGACGCCGCCTGA
- a CDS encoding tyrosine-type recombinase/integrase has product MTTPRDTPAPSRRSRANGDGTVYQRKDGRWEAAGYVLAVGDTRKRVRVYGTTRKDALAKLTEKIATSNRGVPAPSVQGSLGAYLTYWLENVAIHQLRENTHTRYTACTNRYLIPGLGKKKLAKLTAKDVRTWLNQLRTTCQCCARGLDAARTQPRCCATGTCCGKRLSPLTLAYIHSVLKSALEHAVREEEIPRNVARNVRTGTPRPRRFEPLTADEARTFLTTAQGHRLHALFELALRTGLRKGELLGLRWEDLDHSSGTASIRRTLQRTRTGGLTTLPTKTVSSEHRIALPAPCLLSLRAHRKQQAQEKEKAGAGWMDSGHVFTRPDGHPIEPATLTRRFNALLRRAHLRQIRFHDLRHSTATLLLEQGVELVVIKELLGHAHIGVTATVYAHVRLRLQRDAIDLLGRTLGQSSGAATDPDDGNEPPLCAAPVR; this is encoded by the coding sequence ATGACCACACCCCGCGACACCCCCGCCCCCTCGCGTCGTAGCCGCGCCAACGGCGACGGCACCGTCTACCAGCGCAAGGACGGCCGCTGGGAAGCCGCCGGCTACGTCCTCGCCGTCGGCGACACCCGCAAGCGCGTCCGTGTCTACGGCACCACCCGAAAGGACGCCCTCGCCAAGCTCACCGAGAAGATCGCCACCAGCAACCGCGGCGTCCCCGCCCCCTCCGTACAGGGCAGCCTCGGCGCGTACCTGACCTACTGGCTGGAGAACGTCGCCATCCACCAGCTCCGCGAGAACACCCACACCCGCTACACCGCCTGCACGAACCGCTACCTCATCCCTGGCCTCGGCAAGAAGAAGCTCGCCAAACTCACCGCCAAGGACGTGCGCACCTGGCTCAACCAGCTCCGCACCACCTGCCAGTGCTGCGCCCGCGGCCTCGACGCCGCCCGCACCCAACCCCGCTGCTGCGCGACCGGCACATGCTGCGGCAAGCGGCTCTCCCCGCTGACCCTCGCCTACATCCACTCCGTCCTCAAGTCCGCCCTGGAACACGCCGTCCGGGAGGAAGAGATCCCGCGCAACGTCGCCCGCAACGTCCGCACCGGCACACCCCGCCCCCGCCGCTTCGAACCCCTCACCGCTGACGAGGCCCGCACCTTCCTCACCACCGCCCAGGGCCACCGCCTCCACGCCCTGTTCGAACTCGCCCTCCGCACCGGACTCCGCAAGGGCGAACTCCTCGGCCTGCGCTGGGAAGACCTCGACCACAGCAGCGGCACCGCCAGCATCCGCCGCACCCTCCAGCGCACCCGCACCGGCGGCCTGACCACCCTCCCCACCAAGACAGTCAGCTCCGAACACCGCATCGCACTCCCAGCCCCCTGCCTGCTCTCACTCCGCGCCCACCGCAAGCAGCAGGCCCAGGAGAAGGAAAAGGCCGGCGCGGGCTGGATGGACAGCGGCCACGTCTTCACCCGGCCCGACGGCCACCCCATCGAACCCGCGACCCTCACCCGCCGCTTCAACGCCCTCCTCCGCCGCGCCCACCTCCGCCAGATCCGCTTCCACGACCTCCGCCACTCGACTGCGACCCTTCTCCTGGAACAGGGCGTCGAACTCGTCGTCATCAAGGAACTCCTCGGCCACGCCCACATCGGCGTCACCGCCACCGTCTACGCACACGTCCGCCTCCGCCTCCAGCGCGACGCCATCGACCTCCTCGGCCGCACCCTCGGACAGTCCTCCGGGGCAGCCACCGACCCCGACGACGGCAACGAGCCGCCGCTCTGTGCAGCACCCGTCCGCTGA